Proteins encoded in a region of the Pseudomonas shahriarae genome:
- a CDS encoding GlxA family transcriptional regulator has translation MQAKDFFHLASLRYGKQQGLGLTPAFETRLVSPDGQSVCSFSDVIMPVDGGLENADIIVLPAFWDDFDALSKRYPQILPWLREQHARGAVLCGEATGVFWLAEAGLLDGKEATTYWRFFNAFSERFPKVQLNQDKHLTDADNLYCAGGTTSACDLYIYLIERFCGANIAQAVARDILYEVQRSYAPGRIGFGGQKLHQDVIILQIQHWLEEHFADKFRFEDVAREHGMSIRNFMRRFQTATGDKPLHYLQRLRIETAKGLLSGSRKSIKTISYEVGYDDASFFARLFRQHTELSPNQYRQQFQQAA, from the coding sequence ATGCAAGCCAAGGATTTCTTCCACCTCGCCAGCCTGCGTTACGGCAAACAGCAGGGCCTGGGCCTCACGCCGGCCTTTGAAACCCGCCTGGTAAGCCCCGATGGGCAATCGGTGTGCAGCTTCAGCGATGTGATCATGCCGGTCGACGGCGGCCTGGAAAACGCCGATATCATTGTGCTGCCGGCCTTCTGGGATGACTTCGACGCCCTGAGCAAACGCTACCCACAGATCCTGCCCTGGCTGCGCGAGCAACATGCGCGCGGGGCGGTGTTATGCGGTGAGGCCACCGGGGTGTTCTGGCTCGCCGAAGCCGGCCTGCTTGATGGCAAGGAGGCGACCACCTACTGGCGCTTCTTCAACGCCTTCAGCGAACGCTTCCCCAAGGTCCAGCTCAATCAGGACAAGCACCTGACTGACGCCGACAACCTGTACTGCGCCGGGGGCACCACGTCGGCCTGCGATCTCTACATCTATCTGATCGAGCGCTTCTGCGGCGCCAACATCGCCCAGGCCGTGGCCCGCGACATCCTTTACGAAGTGCAGCGCAGCTACGCGCCGGGACGCATCGGTTTTGGTGGGCAGAAGCTGCACCAGGATGTGATCATCCTGCAGATCCAGCATTGGCTCGAAGAGCACTTCGCCGACAAGTTCCGCTTTGAAGACGTGGCCCGAGAACACGGCATGAGCATCCGCAACTTTATGCGGCGCTTCCAGACCGCTACCGGCGACAAGCCGCTGCACTACCTGCAACGCCTGCGCATCGAGACAGCCAAGGGGTTGTTGTCGGGCAGCCGCAAGAGCATCAAGACCATCAGCTATGAGGTGGGTTACGACGATGCGAGCTTTTTTGCGCGGCTGTTCAGGCAGCACACGGAACTGTCGCCGAACCAGTATCGCCAGCAGTTCCAGCAGGCCGCCTAA
- the rpsI gene encoding 30S ribosomal protein S9 yields the protein MSATQNYGTGRRKTATARVFLRPGTGNISINNRTLDNFFGRETARMVVRQPLELTETVEKFDIYVTVIGGGVSGQAGAIRHGITRALMQYDETLRGALRKAGFVTRDAREVERKKVGLRKARKRPQYSKR from the coding sequence ATGTCGGCGACTCAAAATTACGGCACTGGCCGTCGCAAAACCGCAACCGCACGCGTTTTCCTGCGTCCGGGCACTGGTAACATCTCGATCAACAACCGCACTCTGGACAACTTCTTCGGCCGCGAAACTGCCCGCATGGTAGTTCGTCAGCCGCTGGAACTGACCGAGACCGTTGAAAAGTTCGACATCTACGTCACCGTTATCGGTGGCGGTGTAAGTGGTCAAGCTGGCGCAATCCGCCACGGTATCACTCGCGCTCTGATGCAGTACGACGAAACCCTGCGCGGCGCTCTGCGCAAAGCTGGCTTCGTGACTCGCGATGCCCGTGAAGTTGAACGTAAGAAAGTCGGTCTGCGTAAAGCGCGTAAGCGTCCGCAGTACTCGAAGCGTTAA
- a CDS encoding NADP(H)-dependent aldo-keto reductase: MDYRQLGRTDLNVSAICLGTMTWGEQNTEAEAFAQIERAKGAGINFLDTAEMYPVPPKADTYATTERYIGNYFKSRGDRADWILASKIAGPGNTIDYIRDGQLKHNRKHIVDALDASLKRLQTDWIDLYQLHWPERSTNFFGQLSYKHQEEPDLTPLEETLEALDEQVRAGKIRHIGLSNETPWGTMKFLALAEARGWTRAVSIQNPYNLLNRSFEVGLAEVAIREQCGLLAYSPLAFGMLSGKYEGGARPAKGRLSLYSRFSRYFNPQSEAACSRYVALAREHGLDPAQMALAFVTQQPFVTSNIIGATTLAQLDSNIASADLKLSKEVLEGIEAIQKDHPNPAP; the protein is encoded by the coding sequence ATGGATTATCGACAGCTGGGCCGGACCGATCTGAACGTGAGCGCGATCTGCCTCGGGACCATGACCTGGGGCGAGCAAAACACCGAGGCAGAGGCCTTCGCCCAGATTGAAAGAGCCAAAGGTGCGGGGATCAACTTCCTCGATACCGCAGAAATGTACCCGGTCCCCCCCAAGGCTGACACCTACGCCACCACCGAACGCTACATCGGCAACTACTTCAAGAGTCGGGGTGACCGCGCCGACTGGATCCTCGCCAGCAAGATCGCCGGCCCCGGCAACACCATCGACTACATCCGCGACGGCCAGCTCAAGCACAACCGCAAGCACATCGTCGACGCCCTGGACGCCAGCCTCAAGCGCCTGCAGACCGACTGGATCGACCTGTACCAACTGCACTGGCCGGAACGCAGCACCAACTTCTTCGGCCAACTGAGCTACAAGCACCAGGAAGAGCCCGACCTCACACCGCTGGAAGAAACCCTCGAAGCCCTCGACGAGCAGGTCAGGGCCGGCAAGATCCGCCATATCGGCCTGTCCAATGAAACGCCGTGGGGCACCATGAAGTTCCTGGCCCTGGCCGAGGCCCGTGGCTGGACCCGCGCGGTGTCGATTCAGAACCCCTACAACCTGCTCAACCGCAGCTTTGAAGTGGGCCTGGCAGAAGTCGCCATCCGTGAGCAATGTGGCTTGCTGGCATATTCGCCACTGGCATTCGGCATGCTCAGCGGCAAGTACGAAGGCGGCGCACGGCCGGCCAAGGGTCGCTTGAGCCTCTACAGCCGCTTCAGCCGCTACTTCAACCCGCAATCGGAAGCCGCGTGCAGCCGCTATGTGGCCCTGGCCCGCGAGCACGGCCTGGACCCGGCGCAGATGGCCCTGGCGTTTGTCACGCAGCAGCCGTTTGTGACCAGCAATATCATAGGCGCGACGACGCTTGCGCAGTTGGACAGCAATATCGCCAGTGCTGATCTGAAACTGTCGAAAGAGGTGTTGGAAGGGATCGAGGCGATTCAGAAGGATCACCCGAATCCTGCGCCTTGA
- a CDS encoding acyl-CoA dehydrogenase family protein: MIPRTLFSSEHELFRQSVRTFLEKDAVPYHAQWEKQGHIDRALWSKAGEAGMLCSHLPEEYGGLGADFIYSTVVIEEIGRLGLTGIGFSLHSDIVAPYILHYGSEALKHKYLPKLVSGEMVTAIAMTEPGAGSDLQGVKTTAVLDGDEYVINGSKTFITNGFLADLVIVVAKTDPKAGAKGTSLFLVEANTPGFDKGKRLEKVGMKAQDTSELFFQDVRVPKENLLGQAGMGFAYLMQELPQERLTVAIGALASAEAALQWTLDYTRERKAFGKAIADFQNTRFKLAEIATEVQIGRVFVDKCLEQHLQGKLDVPTAAMAKYWTTDLQCKVLDECVQLHGGYGYMWEYPIARAWADARVQRIYAGTNEIMKEIIARAL; the protein is encoded by the coding sequence ATGATTCCCAGAACCTTGTTCAGCTCCGAGCACGAACTCTTCCGCCAGAGCGTGCGCACCTTCCTCGAAAAAGACGCGGTGCCGTACCATGCGCAATGGGAAAAGCAGGGCCATATTGATCGCGCCCTGTGGAGCAAGGCGGGGGAGGCGGGGATGCTGTGCTCGCACCTGCCGGAAGAATATGGCGGCCTGGGCGCGGACTTTATCTACAGCACCGTGGTGATCGAAGAGATCGGCCGCCTGGGGCTGACCGGGATTGGCTTCTCCCTGCATTCGGACATTGTTGCGCCGTATATCCTGCACTACGGCAGCGAGGCGCTGAAGCACAAGTACCTGCCCAAGCTCGTTTCCGGGGAGATGGTCACGGCCATTGCCATGACCGAGCCGGGTGCCGGGTCGGACCTGCAGGGGGTCAAGACCACTGCCGTGCTGGACGGCGATGAGTATGTAATCAACGGCTCCAAGACGTTTATTACCAATGGCTTCCTGGCGGACCTGGTGATTGTGGTGGCCAAGACCGATCCCAAGGCCGGCGCCAAGGGCACCAGTCTGTTCCTGGTCGAGGCCAATACGCCGGGCTTCGACAAGGGCAAGCGCCTGGAAAAGGTCGGGATGAAGGCTCAGGACACCTCCGAGCTGTTCTTCCAGGACGTGCGGGTGCCCAAGGAGAACCTGCTGGGCCAGGCGGGGATGGGCTTTGCCTACCTGATGCAGGAGCTGCCCCAGGAGCGCCTGACCGTGGCGATCGGCGCCCTGGCGTCGGCCGAGGCGGCGCTGCAATGGACCCTGGACTACACCCGCGAGCGCAAGGCGTTCGGCAAGGCGATTGCCGACTTCCAGAACACCCGCTTCAAGCTGGCGGAGATTGCGACCGAGGTGCAGATTGGTCGGGTGTTTGTCGACAAGTGCCTGGAACAGCACCTGCAAGGCAAGCTGGATGTGCCGACGGCGGCGATGGCCAAATACTGGACCACTGACCTGCAATGCAAGGTGCTCGATGAGTGTGTGCAGTTGCACGGCGGCTACGGTTACATGTGGGAATACCCGATTGCCCGGGCCTGGGCGGATGCGCGGGTACAGCGCATTTATGCGGGGACCAATGAGATCATGAAGGAGATCATTGCGCGGGCGCTTTGA
- a CDS encoding alpha/beta hydrolase → MRETPVLIDGPVGQLEALYLDHPEPRGLALICHPNPVQGGTMLNKVVSTLQRTARDAGLITLRFNYRGVGASAGSHDMATGEVDDAEAAVSWLREKHPDLPITLLGFSFGGFVAASLGGRLEAKGEKLAHLFMVAAAVMRLRDEDPLPQGCPLTVIQPETDEVVDPQQVYDWSAALKRPHELLKVAECGHFFHGKLTDLKDLVLPRLSN, encoded by the coding sequence ATGCGTGAAACCCCTGTTTTGATTGATGGCCCGGTAGGCCAATTGGAAGCCTTGTACCTCGATCACCCCGAGCCACGTGGCCTGGCGCTGATCTGCCACCCTAACCCGGTGCAGGGTGGGACCATGCTCAATAAAGTCGTCTCGACCCTGCAACGTACCGCCCGCGATGCCGGTTTGATTACTTTGCGTTTCAATTACCGTGGCGTCGGTGCCAGCGCTGGTAGCCATGATATGGCCACAGGTGAAGTGGACGATGCCGAAGCCGCCGTAAGCTGGCTGCGTGAAAAACACCCGGACCTGCCCATCACCTTGCTGGGTTTCTCGTTCGGTGGATTTGTTGCCGCCAGTCTCGGCGGGCGCCTGGAAGCCAAGGGCGAAAAACTCGCGCACCTGTTTATGGTGGCTGCGGCCGTCATGCGTTTGCGTGACGAGGACCCGCTTCCACAGGGCTGCCCGCTGACCGTGATCCAGCCGGAAACCGACGAAGTGGTCGACCCGCAGCAGGTCTACGACTGGTCTGCCGCCCTCAAACGCCCCCATGAGCTGCTGAAAGTGGCAGAATGCGGGCACTTTTTTCATGGCAAGCTCACCGATCTCAAGGATCTGGTGCTGCCGCGCCTTTCGAATTGA
- the rplM gene encoding 50S ribosomal protein L13, producing the protein MTTFTAKPETVQRDWFVVDAAGQTLGRLATEVASRLRGKHKPEYTPHVDTGDYIVIINAEQVRVTGNKASDKMYYRHSGFPGGIKSSNFEGLIAKKPEAPIEIAVKGMLPKGPLGRDMYRKLKVYAGAAHPHAAQQPQELKF; encoded by the coding sequence ATGACAACTTTTACTGCAAAACCGGAAACAGTTCAGCGCGACTGGTTTGTCGTCGACGCCGCTGGTCAGACCCTGGGTCGTCTGGCCACTGAAGTCGCCAGCCGTCTGCGTGGCAAGCACAAGCCTGAGTACACCCCTCACGTTGATACCGGTGACTACATCGTAATCATCAACGCTGAGCAGGTTCGTGTAACCGGCAACAAAGCAAGCGACAAAATGTACTACCGTCACTCCGGTTTCCCAGGCGGTATCAAGTCTTCGAACTTCGAAGGCCTGATTGCCAAGAAGCCTGAAGCCCCGATCGAGATCGCGGTTAAAGGTATGCTGCCGAAGGGCCCACTGGGTCGCGACATGTATCGCAAGCTGAAAGTCTATGCGGGCGCTGCTCACCCTCATGCTGCTCAGCAGCCCCAAGAACTGAAGTTTTAA
- a CDS encoding response regulator transcription factor, with protein MSDEIQVEGEELPHLLLVDDDATFTRVMARAMSRRGFRVSTAGSAEEGLAIAQADLPDYAALDLKMDGDSGLVLLPKLLELDPEMRVLILTGYSSIATAVEAIKRGACNYLCKPADADDVLAALLSEHADLDTLVPENPMSVDRLQWEHIQRVLTEHEGNISATARALGMHRRTLQRKLQKRPVRR; from the coding sequence ATGAGTGACGAGATCCAAGTCGAAGGCGAAGAACTGCCGCACCTGTTGCTGGTAGATGACGATGCCACCTTTACCCGCGTAATGGCGCGAGCCATGAGCCGTCGCGGGTTTCGCGTCAGCACTGCAGGTTCCGCCGAAGAAGGCCTGGCCATCGCCCAGGCCGACCTGCCGGACTACGCGGCACTGGACCTGAAAATGGACGGTGACTCGGGCCTTGTGCTGCTGCCCAAGCTGCTGGAGCTGGACCCGGAAATGCGCGTGCTGATCCTCACCGGGTATTCGAGCATTGCCACCGCTGTCGAGGCGATCAAGCGCGGTGCCTGCAACTACCTGTGCAAGCCGGCGGACGCCGATGATGTGCTGGCCGCCTTGCTCTCCGAGCATGCCGACCTCGACACCCTGGTGCCGGAAAACCCGATGTCGGTGGACCGCCTGCAGTGGGAGCACATCCAGCGCGTGTTGACCGAGCACGAAGGCAATATCTCAGCCACGGCCCGTGCCCTGGGCATGCACCGCCGGACCTTGCAGCGCAAGCTGCAGAAGCGCCCGGTACGGCGCTGA
- a CDS encoding tryptophan--tRNA ligase has product MTTRTRILTGITTTGTPHLGNYAGAIRPAILASQDANADSFYFLADYHALIKCDDPQRIQRSRMEIAATWLAGGLDVNRVTFYRQSDIPEIPELTWLLTCVAAKGLLNRAHAYKASVDKNLENGEDPDAGISMGLYSYPVLMAADILMFNAHKVPVGRDQIQHVEMARDIGQRFNHLFGKGKEFFTMPEAVIEEGVATLPGLDGRKMSKSYDNTIPLFTTAKDMKDAISRIVTDSRAPGEAKDPDNSHLFTLYQAFATPEQEQQLRSELLDGLGWGEAKNRLFQLLDGQLGEARERYHQLMARPSDMEDLLLVGAKKARAVAGPFLQELREAVGLRSFVNQASEAASTKKKAVKAARFVSFREDDGSFRFRLLAADGEQLLLSRNFADGKAAGAVTKQLQSGQALDVRSEALGFTVWLDGACIADSPAFADSAARDAAIEAVRVALTPIED; this is encoded by the coding sequence ATGACGACTCGTACCCGTATCCTCACCGGCATCACCACCACCGGCACCCCGCACCTGGGCAACTACGCCGGTGCCATCCGCCCGGCGATCCTCGCCAGCCAGGATGCCAATGCCGATTCGTTCTACTTCCTGGCCGACTACCACGCCCTGATCAAGTGCGATGACCCGCAGCGCATCCAGCGCTCGCGTATGGAAATCGCCGCGACCTGGCTGGCCGGTGGCCTGGATGTGAACCGGGTGACCTTCTACCGTCAGTCCGATATCCCGGAAATTCCCGAGCTGACCTGGCTGCTGACTTGCGTCGCGGCCAAGGGCCTGCTCAACCGTGCCCACGCCTACAAGGCCTCGGTGGACAAGAACCTGGAAAACGGCGAAGACCCGGATGCCGGGATCAGCATGGGCCTGTACAGCTATCCGGTGCTGATGGCGGCGGACATCCTGATGTTCAATGCCCATAAGGTCCCGGTCGGCCGCGACCAGATCCAGCACGTGGAAATGGCCCGTGATATCGGCCAGCGTTTCAACCACCTGTTCGGCAAGGGCAAAGAGTTCTTCACCATGCCCGAGGCAGTGATTGAAGAAGGTGTCGCCACCTTGCCGGGCCTGGATGGGCGCAAGATGTCGAAGAGCTACGACAACACCATTCCGTTGTTCACCACCGCCAAGGACATGAAGGACGCGATCTCGCGAATCGTCACCGACTCCCGCGCGCCGGGTGAGGCCAAGGATCCGGATAACTCGCACCTGTTCACCTTGTACCAGGCGTTCGCCACCCCTGAACAGGAACAGCAACTGCGCAGCGAACTGCTCGACGGCCTGGGCTGGGGCGAGGCGAAAAACCGCCTGTTCCAACTGCTGGACGGCCAGTTGGGCGAAGCCCGCGAGCGCTACCATCAATTGATGGCGCGCCCTTCGGACATGGAAGACCTGCTGCTGGTCGGCGCCAAGAAGGCCCGTGCCGTCGCCGGTCCATTCCTGCAGGAGCTGCGGGAAGCCGTGGGCCTGCGCTCGTTCGTCAACCAGGCCAGCGAGGCTGCCAGCACCAAGAAGAAGGCAGTCAAGGCCGCGCGGTTTGTCAGCTTCCGTGAAGACGACGGCAGCTTCCGCTTCCGCCTGCTGGCGGCTGACGGCGAGCAGCTGTTGTTGTCGCGCAACTTTGCCGATGGCAAGGCGGCCGGCGCTGTCACCAAGCAGTTGCAGTCCGGCCAGGCGCTGGATGTGCGCAGTGAGGCCCTGGGCTTTACGGTGTGGCTCGACGGCGCGTGTATCGCCGACAGCCCGGCCTTCGCCGATAGCGCTGCGCGGGATGCCGCCATCGAAGCCGTGCGCGTAGCATTGACGCCAATCGAAGACTGA
- a CDS encoding cytochrome b has protein sequence MSKFMDWVDARFPATKMWEDHLSKYYAPKNFNFFYFFGSLALLVLVNQIVTGVWLTMSYTPSAEEAFASVEYIMRDVEYGSILRLLHSTGASAFFIVVYLHMFRGLLYGSYQKPRELVWVFGMLIYLALMAEAFMGYLLPWGQMSYWGAQVIISLFGAIPVIGNDLTQWIRGDYLISGITLNRFFALHVVALPIVILGLVVLHILALHEVGSNNPDGVDIKKHKDENGIPLDGIPFHPYYTVKDIVGVVVFLFVFCSIVFFFPEMGGYFLEKPNFEQANAFKTPEHIAPVWYFTPFYAILRAIPDKLMGVIAMGAAIAVLFVLPWLDRSPVKSMRYKGWLSKIWLWVFCISFVILGVLGVLAPTPERTLLSQVCTFLYFAYFILMPFYTRLEKTKPVPERVTG, from the coding sequence ATGAGCAAGTTCATGGATTGGGTGGATGCGCGCTTCCCCGCCACCAAAATGTGGGAAGACCATCTCAGCAAGTATTACGCGCCGAAGAACTTCAACTTCTTCTATTTCTTTGGCTCCCTGGCATTGCTGGTACTGGTCAATCAGATCGTGACCGGTGTCTGGCTGACCATGAGCTACACCCCGTCGGCGGAAGAAGCATTTGCCTCCGTCGAATACATCATGCGCGACGTCGAGTACGGCTCGATCCTGCGTCTGTTGCACTCCACTGGCGCTTCGGCGTTCTTCATCGTGGTCTATCTGCACATGTTCCGTGGCTTGCTCTACGGCTCGTACCAGAAGCCGCGTGAGCTGGTGTGGGTGTTTGGCATGCTGATCTACCTGGCACTGATGGCAGAGGCCTTCATGGGCTACCTGCTGCCTTGGGGCCAGATGTCCTACTGGGGTGCCCAGGTGATCATCTCGCTGTTTGGCGCGATCCCGGTCATCGGCAACGACCTGACCCAGTGGATCCGTGGTGACTACCTGATTTCGGGCATCACCCTGAACCGCTTCTTTGCCTTGCATGTGGTGGCCTTGCCGATCGTGATTCTCGGTCTGGTGGTGCTGCACATCCTGGCGCTGCACGAAGTGGGTTCGAACAACCCGGACGGCGTGGACATCAAGAAGCACAAGGACGAGAACGGCATTCCGCTGGACGGCATTCCTTTCCACCCTTACTACACCGTGAAAGATATCGTCGGCGTGGTGGTGTTCCTGTTCGTCTTCTGCTCGATTGTGTTCTTCTTCCCGGAAATGGGCGGCTATTTCCTCGAAAAGCCTAACTTCGAACAGGCGAACGCATTCAAGACCCCGGAACACATTGCCCCGGTCTGGTACTTCACGCCGTTCTACGCCATTTTGCGGGCGATCCCCGACAAGCTCATGGGCGTTATCGCCATGGGTGCGGCCATTGCGGTGCTGTTCGTGTTGCCTTGGCTCGACCGTAGCCCGGTCAAGTCCATGCGCTACAAGGGCTGGCTGAGCAAAATCTGGCTGTGGGTGTTCTGCATCTCGTTCGTGATCCTGGGCGTGCTGGGCGTACTGGCGCCGACCCCTGAGCGGACGTTGCTGTCGCAGGTCTGCACCTTCCTGTACTTCGCCTACTTCATTCTGATGCCGTTCTACACCCGGCTCGAGAAGACAAAACCGGTTCCGGAAAGGGTGACTGGCTGA
- a CDS encoding YhcB family protein → MEHSLLVWLLPTLALVAGVAIGFLVARLLPNAAPNRTQRQLDDIQERFDSYQNEVVTHFNSTATLVKKLTQSYQEVQDHLADGANRLALDDITRQRLLAALHSDATQAPRERLTPPRENQEPPRDYAPKAPNAPGMLDEHYGLKK, encoded by the coding sequence GTGGAACACTCGCTCTTAGTTTGGTTGTTGCCGACTCTTGCCCTGGTTGCCGGTGTCGCCATTGGATTCCTGGTTGCTCGCCTCCTGCCGAATGCCGCGCCTAACCGCACGCAGCGTCAGTTGGATGACATCCAGGAACGTTTTGACAGTTATCAGAACGAGGTTGTTACCCACTTCAACAGCACCGCGACCCTGGTCAAGAAGCTCACCCAGAGCTACCAGGAAGTACAGGATCACCTCGCCGATGGCGCCAACCGCCTGGCCCTGGACGATATTACCCGTCAGCGTCTGCTGGCCGCGCTGCATTCCGATGCCACGCAAGCCCCACGGGAGCGCCTGACCCCGCCACGGGAAAACCAGGAGCCGCCGCGGGACTACGCGCCAAAGGCGCCGAACGCCCCCGGCATGCTGGATGAGCATTACGGCTTGAAAAAGTAA
- the zapE gene encoding cell division protein ZapE gives MTPLERYQADLKRPDFFHDAAQETAVRHLQRLYEDLVASSQSKPGMLSKLFGKKDQTPVKGLYFWGGVGRGKTYLVDTFFEALPFKEKSRTHFHRFMKRVHEEMKTLHGEKNPLTIIAKRFSQEARVICFDEFFVSDITDAMILGTLMEELFKNGVTLVATSNIVPDGLYKDGLQRARFLPAIALIKQHTDIVNVDSGVDYRLRHLEQAELFHFPLDEAAHESLRKSFRALTPECTQAVENDKLMIENRQIIALRTCDDVAWFDFRELCDGPRSQNDYIELGKIFHAVILSGVEQMSVTTDDIARRFINMVDEFYDRNVKLIISAEVELKDLYTGGRLNFEFQRTLSRLLEMQSHEFLARAHKP, from the coding sequence ATGACGCCCCTAGAACGATATCAAGCTGATCTGAAGCGCCCCGACTTCTTCCATGATGCTGCCCAGGAAACGGCGGTGCGTCACTTGCAGCGCCTGTACGAAGACCTGGTCGCCTCTTCCCAGAGCAAGCCGGGGATGCTCAGCAAGCTGTTTGGCAAGAAAGACCAGACGCCGGTCAAAGGCTTGTACTTCTGGGGCGGTGTGGGTCGCGGCAAGACTTACCTGGTCGACACCTTCTTCGAAGCGCTGCCGTTCAAGGAGAAGTCGCGCACTCACTTCCACCGCTTCATGAAGCGCGTGCACGAAGAGATGAAGACCCTGCACGGCGAGAAAAACCCGCTGACCATCATCGCCAAGCGTTTCTCCCAGGAAGCGCGGGTTATCTGTTTCGATGAGTTCTTCGTGTCCGATATCACCGATGCGATGATTCTCGGCACCCTGATGGAAGAGTTGTTCAAGAACGGCGTGACCCTGGTCGCCACCTCGAACATCGTGCCTGACGGCCTGTACAAGGACGGCCTGCAGCGTGCGCGTTTCCTGCCGGCCATCGCTCTGATCAAGCAGCACACCGATATCGTCAACGTCGACAGCGGCGTCGATTACCGCCTGCGGCACCTCGAGCAAGCCGAGTTGTTCCACTTCCCCCTCGACGAAGCGGCCCACGAAAGCCTGCGCAAGAGCTTCCGTGCGTTGACGCCGGAATGCACCCAGGCGGTGGAAAACGATAAGTTGATGATCGAGAATCGCCAGATCATTGCCCTGCGCACCTGTGACGACGTGGCCTGGTTCGACTTCCGCGAGCTGTGCGACGGCCCCCGCAGCCAGAACGACTACATCGAACTGGGCAAGATCTTCCATGCCGTGATCTTGAGCGGTGTCGAGCAAATGAGCGTCACTACCGACGACATCGCCCGGCGCTTTATCAACATGGTCGATGAATTCTACGACCGTAACGTCAAGCTGATCATCTCGGCTGAAGTCGAACTCAAGGACCTCTACACCGGCGGTCGCTTGAACTTCGAGTTCCAACGGACCTTGAGCCGCTTGCTGGAAATGCAGTCCCACGAGTTCCTGGCGCGGGCGCACAAGCCTTAG
- the petA gene encoding ubiquinol-cytochrome c reductase iron-sulfur subunit yields MSNDGVNAGRRRFLVAATSVVGAAGAVGAAVPFVGSWFPSAKAKAAGAPVKVNVSKIEPGQQMIAEWRGQPVFIVRRTEEILGNLKKIEGQLSDPESKNSEQPAYAQNEARSIKPEILLLVGLCTHLGCSPTFRPEVAPVDLGKDWVGGYFCPCHGSHYDLAGRVYKSQPAPLNLPVPPHNYESDDVIVIGVDKESA; encoded by the coding sequence ATGAGCAATGACGGCGTGAATGCAGGCCGGCGTCGCTTCTTGGTAGCAGCCACATCCGTTGTGGGTGCTGCAGGAGCGGTGGGGGCTGCGGTCCCGTTCGTGGGGTCATGGTTTCCCAGTGCCAAGGCGAAAGCCGCAGGTGCACCGGTGAAGGTGAATGTCAGCAAGATCGAGCCAGGCCAGCAGATGATTGCTGAGTGGCGCGGCCAGCCAGTATTCATCGTTCGTCGTACCGAGGAAATCCTGGGGAATCTGAAGAAAATCGAGGGCCAGTTGTCTGACCCCGAATCCAAGAATTCCGAACAACCCGCCTACGCCCAAAACGAAGCGCGTTCGATCAAGCCAGAGATTCTGCTGCTGGTCGGTCTTTGCACGCACCTGGGCTGCTCGCCGACCTTCCGCCCGGAAGTCGCGCCTGTGGATCTGGGCAAGGACTGGGTTGGCGGCTATTTCTGCCCTTGCCACGGTTCCCACTACGACCTGGCCGGTCGCGTCTACAAATCCCAGCCTGCTCCGTTGAACCTGCCGGTTCCGCCGCACAACTACGAATCTGACGACGTTATTGTCATTGGTGTCGATAAGGAGAGCGCGTAA